The proteins below come from a single Papaver somniferum cultivar HN1 chromosome 11, ASM357369v1, whole genome shotgun sequence genomic window:
- the LOC113321878 gene encoding folylpolyglutamate synthase-like — protein MLFNANTSLRHVSGAIPSFFKKNPHQFCFRKYQKVSCFPAHLDLHEHVEPSLGLKRSPLRLIEEMGSGGVLRANSYELPLSSSYESAMEALSSLITRQKRGEKSNINGKYEKMERMQMYLKILGLEDQIAGLKIIHVAGTKGKGSTCSFCEAILRESGFRTGLFTSPHLIDVRERFRVDGLDISEESFLQYFWDCWHQLKENLSEDLPMPPLFQFLTVLAFKIFISEKVDVAIIEVGLGGRKDSTNVIKEPVVCGISSLGMDHIESLGDTLGKIASHKAGIFKPETPAFTVDQLPEAMDVLREKASELMVPLEVVPPLEPQTLGGLKLSLSGDHQYANAALAVALCKCWLLKTVDAKDVLTNEKVEAKLPEPFLRGLATARLGGRAQTVYDSSSASNSSEMKENATGDLIFYLDGAHSPESMEVCAKWFSNAVIENRNSSIKHDAENHESSSKISKQILLFNCMEVRDPQILLPRLITTCASSGVHFSKALFVPSMSAYNKVTSASSISSDIYSKDLKWQYMLQRMWQRILHGNEAVNDDNSKLETLETLLPPTSFLCGSPTATTSKCNGEKQFTSSCVMTSLPSTIKWLRDCVRENPSLRVQVLVTGSLHLVGDVLKLLKR, from the exons ATGCTCTTCAATGCAAATACTTCTTTGAGGCATGTGAGCGGTGCTATTCCTTCATTCTTTAAGAAAAACCCACACCAGTTCTGCTTCCGAAAGTATCAGAAAGTTTCTTGTTTTCCTGCTCACCTGGACTTGCATGAGCACGTTGAGCCGA GTTTGGGATTGAAAAGGTCGCCACTTCGTTTGATCGAGGAAATGGGAAGTGGTGGGGTTCTTCGAGCAAACTCGTATGAGTtacctctttcttcttcataTGAGTCTGCTATGGAAGCACTTTCCTCTCTCATTACTCGTCAGAAACGCGGAGAGAAATCAAACATTAATGGTAAATATGAAAAAATGGAGAGGATGCAAATGTATTTGAAG ATATTGGGTTTGGAGGATCAGATAGCTGGTCTCAAAATTATCCATGTTGCTGGAACAAAAGGAAAG GGTTCAACTTGCTCATTCTGTGAAGCCATTTTACGGGAAAGTGGTTTTCGAACTGGACTTTTCACCTCTCCTCACTTAATTGATGTGAGAGAAAGATTTCGTGTAGATGG GTTGGATATTTCAGAAGAAAGTTTCCTACAATACTTTTGGGACTGTTGGCACCAATTGAAG GAAAATCTTTCAGAGGACTTGCCAATGCCCCCGCTTTTCCAATTCCTAACTGTATTAGcttttaagatatttatatctgaAAAG GTGGACGTTGCAATCATTGAAGTTGGTCTTGGGGGAAGGAAGGATTCAACGAATGTG ATAAAAGAACCCGTTGTCTGCGGTATTTCATCGCTAGGGATGGATCATATTGAGTCACTGG GAGATACCCTTGGGAAAATTGCATCACATAAGGCTGGAATTTTTAAG CCTGAAACACCCGCATTCACTGTAGATCAGCTTCCCGAAGCCATGGATGTTCTCCGGGAGAAAGCTTCTGAATTGATG GTTCCTTTGGAAGTAGTGCCACCTCTGGAGCCACAAACTTTGGGAGGACTGAAGCTCAGCTTGTCTGGTGATCACCAGTATGCGAATGCTGCTCTTGCTGTCGCTCTTTGTAAATGCTGGCTTCTGAAAACAGTAGATGCAAAAGATGTGTTGACAAAT GAAAAAGTAGAGGCAAAGTTACCGGAGCCATTTCTTAGAGGTCTTGCAACTGCACGGCTCGGTGGGCGGGCACAGACTGTCTATGACAGTTCATCTGCTTCCAACTCGTCAGAAATGAAAGAAAATGCTACGGGGGATCTGATCTTCTACTTGGATGGAGCTCACAGTCCAGAGAGTATGGAGGTCTGTGCAAAATGGTTCTCCAATGCTGTAATAGAAAACAGAAATTCTTCAATTAAGCATGACGCGGAAAATCACGAGAGTTCCAGCAAAATCTCGAAGCAG ATCCTTTTATTCAACTGCATGGAGGTGAGAGACCCTCAGATTCTTCTTCCTAGGCTCATCACCACTTGTGCTTCTTCAG GTGTTCATTTCTCAAAAGCCCTTTTTGTTCCAAGTATGTCAGCATATAATAAGGTTACCTCGGCCTCAAGTATATCATCAGATATCTATTCCAAGGACTTAAAATGGCAGTACATGTTGCAGAGGATGTGGCAGAGGATTCTCCATGGGAATG AAGCCGTAAATGATGACAACTCAAAACTTGAAACCTTAGAGACCCTGTTGCCACCTACATCTTTCCTTTGCGGAAGTCCAACTGCAACTACTAGTAAATGCAATGGGGAAAAACAATTCACTAGCAGTTGTGTCATGACATCATTGCCTTCAACAATAAAATGGCTAAGGGACTGTGTCAGGGAAAACCCTTCCCTCAGAGTTCAG GTTTTGGTAACTGGATCTCTGCACCTAGTTGGAGATGTATTGAAGCTCTTGAAAAGGTGA
- the LOC113321880 gene encoding probable F-box protein At5g04010, whose amino-acid sequence MSQSPAVPPPPPWEVVGLVCQYMNPETLALCSCVCKLWYDTMSSDQIWKPICFTHYPPLSFLFQQQHHHNSHPTTIPFRRLYALGYVSSKIRGLRNPSKPRISMEDLIFAVDVFKGNSHVLNIARQGEDLVYKDGVFRFDSDVNFELKDDMCGDTMRVTWSIVMKGWTGVFLAMDCEGKGMSIGYGGGGERWFSQALPASPGCCWCSFPSSVISSNCNNKNGLLAELGLCFSSVTSRRKKMDKVKMGFLSVGSWRYTNMDDALLYLQHFLLHFP is encoded by the coding sequence ATGTCCCAGAGTCCAGCAGTTCCTCCTCCTCCACCATGGGAAGTAGTTGGTCTTGTATGTCAATATATGAACCCTGAAACACTGGCATTATGTTCCTGTGTTTGTAAATTATGGTACGATACCATGTCTTCAGACCAAATTTGGAAACCTATATGCTTCACTCATTATCCTCCTCTCTCATTTCTCTTCCAACAACAGCACCACCACAACTCCCATCCCACCACCATCCCCTTTAGACGTCTGTACGCTTTAGGTTATGTGTCATCCAAGATTCGAGGTCTTCGAAACCCTTCGAAACCTCGAATTTCAATGGAAGATTTGATATTTGCTGTTGATGTTTTCAAGGGAAATTCGCACGTTCTGAATATAGCCAGACAAGGAGAAGATCTCGTTTATAAAGATGGTGTTTTTCGTTTTGACAGCGATGTTAATTTCGAACTAAAAGATGACATGTGTGGAGATACGATGAGAGTCACATGGAGTATAGTGATGAAGGGATGGACTGGAGTTTTCCTGGCAATGGATTGTGAAGGAAAAGGTATGTCTATtggttatggtggtggtggagaacgGTGGTTTTCTCAAGCACTTCCAGCTTCACCTGGTTGTTGTTGGTGCTCTTTTCCTTCTTCTGTTATTTCAAGCAACTGTAATAACAAGAATGGTCTTCTTGCTGAACTAGGCCTATGTTTCAGTAGTGTAACAtcaaggaggaagaagatggacaAGGTGAAGATGGGGTTTTTAAGTGTTGGTAGCTGGAGATATACAAACATGGATGATGCTCTTCTGTATTTGCagcatttccttctccatttcccCTGA